A section of the Cloacibacillus sp. An23 genome encodes:
- a CDS encoding (deoxy)nucleoside triphosphate pyrophosphohydrolase encodes MTAEVVAALIRDGGRFMICRRPAHKARGTLWEFPGGKVEPGETKEQALARECREELGVGLTVGTLFAETSHSYTDLTVHLMLFNAEIIKGEPRALEHSDIKWITAKEISQYDFCPADVSFLEKLRDEDASREE; translated from the coding sequence ATGACCGCAGAGGTGGTCGCGGCGCTCATACGCGACGGGGGCAGATTTATGATATGCAGGCGTCCCGCGCACAAGGCGCGCGGGACGCTGTGGGAGTTTCCCGGCGGCAAGGTCGAGCCCGGCGAGACGAAGGAACAGGCTCTCGCGCGGGAATGCCGCGAGGAGCTCGGCGTCGGCCTCACCGTAGGCACTCTTTTCGCTGAAACGTCGCACAGCTATACAGATCTGACCGTCCATCTTATGCTCTTCAACGCCGAGATAATCAAGGGCGAGCCGCGCGCGCTCGAACACAGCGACATAAAATGGATAACGGCGAAAGAGATATCTCAATACGACTTTTGTCCGGCAGACGTGTCCTTTCTGGAAAAGCTGCGAGACGAAGACGCTTCGCGCGAAGAGTAG
- a CDS encoding integrase arm-type DNA-binding domain-containing protein, producing the protein MAKLRQSDVNKAKPRDTKYKLWDEGGLYLLVQPSGVKSYYLLYKDPNGKKREIKIADGGSSLQEARGLAQMWKGTAARGSDPQKKFKPGPNDRPKIEVVKDPTVRDVRNAYKAYLMPDDDSIIPPLKNGSKTIGQIDAMRLFTGFFDKHFSQIDYSVIQQYVTFAKSARRNREITINGRLRHFCVMWNWGIKNKLISDRYQPPENYKLQEKDSTKRVRYLTPEERERLYRALDEREKERGIDYLKTAVIVSNYTGIRQNALLAYDIG; encoded by the coding sequence ATGGCGAAATTAAGACAAAGCGATGTCAACAAAGCTAAGCCGCGCGATACGAAATATAAATTGTGGGATGAAGGAGGGCTTTATTTGCTCGTACAGCCCTCCGGGGTGAAATCGTACTATCTGCTGTACAAGGATCCAAACGGCAAGAAAAGAGAGATAAAAATAGCGGATGGCGGATCGTCGCTGCAAGAAGCACGAGGGCTGGCGCAAATGTGGAAAGGTACGGCCGCGCGAGGGAGCGATCCGCAAAAAAAGTTTAAACCGGGGCCAAATGACCGCCCGAAAATCGAAGTTGTGAAAGATCCTACCGTGCGCGATGTGCGTAACGCTTATAAAGCTTATCTGATGCCGGATGATGACAGTATCATTCCGCCGTTAAAGAACGGTTCGAAAACAATAGGTCAGATTGACGCGATGCGGCTTTTTACTGGATTCTTCGACAAACATTTTTCTCAGATCGACTATTCCGTTATCCAGCAATACGTCACTTTCGCTAAATCTGCACGCAGAAATAGAGAAATAACGATCAACGGAAGGCTGCGCCATTTTTGCGTCATGTGGAACTGGGGCATAAAAAATAAACTAATTTCTGACAGATATCAACCACCGGAAAATTATAAGCTGCAAGAAAAGGACAGCACAAAACGTGTACGCTATCTTACTCCCGAAGAGCGCGAACGACTGTACCGAGCATTGGACGAACGAGAAAAAGAGCGCGGAATCGACTATCTTAAGACGGCGGTCATCGTCTCCAACTACACCGGCATACGTCAGAACGCCCTGCTGGCTTATGACATAGGGTGA
- a CDS encoding DUF4143 domain-containing protein, with protein MKRQEYKERIIDKKVDEYLAAFGAVCIEGPKWCGKTWTSSYHCNSEIYIGDPAGNFQNRHLAEIAPELVLEGETPRLIDEWQEVPPLWDAVRYKVDETHQRGQFILTGSATPNHKGILHSGAGRIGRLRMRPMSLYESGDSSGCVSLEKLCSGEITPSMTGTVDLRELIKLIIRGGWPGSLGLLLEQAALLPSEYLNAVIDDDVYRIDGVRRDTSKMRLLLRSLARNESTTVSNKTLVRDIKAIDDEDIDADTVASYLDILKRLFITDNQPPFASNIRSSVRVKQSEKRHLADPSLACALLKATPDGLLNDLETLGFLFEALCERDLRIYAESFGGSLYHYQDYKNNEIDAVIEMPDGNWCAFEIKLGANQIDAAAASLLKIQKQTAESPGSKPPSVLCVICGMANAAYKRPDGVFVAPPTALKN; from the coding sequence ATGAAGCGTCAGGAATATAAAGAACGCATAATCGATAAGAAAGTCGACGAATACCTCGCAGCTTTTGGAGCCGTCTGTATCGAAGGGCCGAAATGGTGCGGCAAGACATGGACGTCATCATATCACTGCAATAGTGAGATTTATATCGGCGATCCGGCTGGGAACTTTCAGAACCGGCATTTAGCCGAGATCGCGCCCGAGCTGGTACTTGAGGGCGAAACTCCCAGGCTGATCGACGAGTGGCAGGAGGTGCCGCCACTGTGGGACGCGGTTCGTTATAAAGTCGACGAAACGCATCAAAGGGGGCAATTTATCCTCACAGGCTCAGCCACGCCAAACCACAAGGGGATTTTGCACAGCGGCGCGGGACGTATCGGACGGCTGCGAATGCGCCCGATGTCGCTTTACGAATCCGGAGATTCAAGTGGATGCGTGTCGCTTGAAAAGCTTTGCAGCGGCGAAATCACGCCGTCCATGACGGGAACTGTAGATCTCAGAGAACTGATAAAGCTGATTATACGCGGAGGCTGGCCCGGCAGCTTGGGGTTGCTTTTGGAGCAGGCTGCGCTGCTTCCATCCGAATACCTCAACGCCGTAATCGACGACGACGTTTATCGTATAGACGGAGTGCGGCGGGATACGTCAAAAATGCGTTTGCTGCTGCGTTCGCTCGCGCGCAACGAAAGCACGACCGTAAGCAATAAAACTCTTGTTCGAGACATAAAAGCGATTGACGACGAAGATATAGACGCCGATACGGTCGCCTCTTATCTCGATATACTAAAAAGACTGTTCATCACTGACAATCAGCCGCCGTTCGCGTCTAACATCCGCTCGTCAGTCCGCGTCAAGCAATCCGAAAAAAGACATCTCGCAGACCCGTCTCTTGCCTGTGCTTTGCTGAAAGCGACGCCGGATGGGTTATTGAACGACCTTGAAACTCTGGGCTTTTTATTCGAGGCGCTGTGTGAGCGCGACCTGCGCATTTACGCGGAATCTTTCGGCGGCAGTCTCTACCATTATCAGGACTATAAAAACAACGAGATCGACGCCGTCATAGAAATGCCGGACGGGAACTGGTGCGCCTTTGAAATCAAACTTGGCGCCAACCAAATCGACGCGGCTGCCGCGAGCCTGCTTAAAATACAAAAGCAAACTGCGGAATCTCCGGGCAGCAAGCCGCCGTCCGTCCTATGCGTCATCTGCGGCATGGCAAACGCCGCATATAAGCGCCCGGACGGCGTGTTCGTGGCGCCTCCGACAGCGCTGAAAAATTAG
- the aepY gene encoding phosphonopyruvate decarboxylase, translated as MNLSFLKDYDFFTGVPDSQLKPLCSYLINEYGISDKHIIAANEGNAVGLAAGYYLATGKTPVVYLQNSGIGNIVNPVASLLNEKVYGIPCIFIIGWRGEPGVHDEPQHMFQGEITLKLLSDLGISSFVINKHTTEDELIRHMKEVFSPLLASGKSVAFVVKKGALDFDGKAEYKNTNTMLREKIIEHIVNAAGNDLIVSTTGKASRELFEIREAKHQGHEHDFLTVGSMGHSSSIALGIALKRPERKVWCIDGDGAVLMHMGAMAVIGANKPNNMVHVVINNNAHESVGGMPTVAGAIDLIKIAEGCGYPFCKIVSSYDELDAALEEAKKAEKLAFIEAKAAIGARADLGRPTTSPAENMRAFMQNIRC; from the coding sequence ATGAATTTATCGTTTTTAAAAGACTACGACTTTTTTACAGGCGTCCCAGATTCACAGCTGAAACCGCTTTGCAGTTATCTTATAAATGAATATGGAATATCAGATAAACATATCATTGCGGCAAACGAGGGCAATGCTGTCGGTCTTGCAGCCGGATATTATCTTGCGACTGGCAAAACTCCGGTAGTGTATCTTCAGAACAGCGGAATAGGAAATATAGTGAATCCTGTTGCGTCTTTATTAAATGAAAAAGTATACGGCATTCCATGCATATTCATTATTGGATGGCGTGGGGAACCGGGGGTACATGACGAACCTCAGCATATGTTTCAGGGAGAGATTACGTTAAAGTTATTGTCAGACTTAGGCATATCATCATTTGTTATCAATAAGCATACAACAGAGGATGAACTTATAAGACATATGAAAGAAGTTTTTTCTCCATTGCTCGCTTCCGGTAAAAGCGTTGCGTTTGTTGTAAAAAAGGGTGCGCTGGATTTTGATGGTAAGGCTGAATATAAAAATACAAACACCATGTTGAGAGAAAAAATCATTGAGCATATTGTTAATGCTGCCGGTAATGATTTAATAGTCTCAACAACGGGGAAAGCTTCACGAGAACTGTTCGAAATACGAGAGGCTAAGCACCAGGGGCATGAACATGATTTTCTGACAGTAGGCTCAATGGGACACAGCTCATCCATCGCTCTTGGAATTGCTCTCAAAAGACCAGAAAGAAAAGTTTGGTGTATCGATGGAGATGGCGCTGTACTTATGCATATGGGGGCAATGGCGGTAATAGGGGCAAACAAACCTAACAATATGGTCCATGTCGTCATTAATAATAATGCGCACGAGAGCGTTGGTGGAATGCCTACCGTCGCCGGTGCGATAGATCTGATAAAAATAGCTGAAGGGTGCGGGTATCCATTCTGCAAAATAGTGAGTAGTTATGATGAACTCGATGCTGCACTTGAAGAAGCTAAAAAAGCTGAAAAGTTGGCATTTATAGAGGCTAAGGCTGCTATCGGAGCTCGGGCTGATCTTGGGCGGCCAACGACAAGCCCGGCTGAAAATATGAGGGCTTTTATGCAAAATATCCGATGCTAG